One genomic segment of Emcibacter sp. SYSU 3D8 includes these proteins:
- the galU gene encoding UTP--glucose-1-phosphate uridylyltransferase GalU encodes MNRPVRKAVFPVGGLGTRFLPATKAMPKEMLPVVDKPLIQYAVEEAQAAGIEEFIFVTGRGKSAIENHFDRSVELEALLAEKAKGDVLKELLGSVPEPGQVSYTRQMDPLGLGHAVWCARYLVGDEPFAVLLADDLIKADTSCLKQMVDAQAETGGNMIALMDVPHDHTSRYGIIAPGTVNGRLTEVTGLVEKPKPAEAPSTQAVVGRYILQPEVFKHLAGQQKGAGGEIQLTDALARMIGGAPFHGYRFEGTRFDCGDKVGFFEANLAFALEREDLRDGVIAFIKKLGL; translated from the coding sequence ATGAACAGACCCGTACGAAAAGCCGTATTCCCCGTTGGCGGCCTGGGGACGCGATTCCTGCCCGCCACCAAGGCCATGCCCAAGGAAATGCTGCCGGTGGTGGACAAGCCCCTGATCCAGTACGCGGTCGAGGAGGCGCAGGCCGCCGGCATCGAGGAATTCATCTTCGTTACCGGCCGCGGCAAGTCGGCCATCGAGAACCATTTCGACCGCTCGGTCGAGCTTGAGGCGCTGCTTGCCGAGAAGGCGAAGGGCGATGTGCTCAAGGAACTGCTCGGTTCCGTCCCGGAGCCGGGTCAGGTGTCCTATACGCGGCAGATGGACCCGCTGGGTCTGGGCCATGCGGTGTGGTGTGCGCGATACCTCGTGGGTGACGAGCCCTTTGCCGTGCTGCTCGCCGACGACCTGATCAAGGCCGATACGTCATGCCTGAAGCAGATGGTTGACGCCCAGGCTGAAACCGGCGGCAACATGATCGCGCTGATGGATGTGCCGCACGACCATACGTCGCGCTATGGCATCATTGCGCCGGGAACGGTCAACGGGCGACTCACCGAAGTGACCGGGCTGGTCGAGAAGCCCAAGCCCGCCGAGGCGCCGTCCACCCAGGCCGTCGTCGGCCGCTACATCCTGCAGCCCGAGGTCTTCAAGCATCTTGCCGGCCAGCAGAAAGGCGCCGGCGGCGAAATCCAGTTGACCGACGCGCTGGCCCGGATGATCGGCGGCGCGCCGTTCCATGGCTACAGGTTCGAGGGCACCCGCTTCGACTGCGGCGACAAGGTCGGCTTCTTCGAGGCCAACCTGGCGTTCGCGCTCGAGCGGGAGGACCTGCGCGATGGCGTTATTGCGTTTATCAAGAAGTTGGGCCTCTAG
- a CDS encoding UDP-glucose/GDP-mannose dehydrogenase family protein: MRITMIGSGYVGLVSGACFSEFGHDVVCVDKDPAKIGALESGKMPIYEPGLDDLVARNVAAGRLTFTTDLASAVPGSDAVFIAVGTPSRRGDGHADLTYVFAAAREVADALEDHVIIVTKSTVPVGTGARVRQVVGDRLREIGSTVTFDVASNPEFLREGSAIDDFMRPNRVVCGIENDAARGVMQRLYRPLSLRETPMLFTSIETAELIKYAANAFLATKITFINEMADLCERVGADVQDLAHGIGLDHRIGGKFLHPGPGYGGSCFPKDTRALLATAEEADVALGIVHAAVSANDRRKHVMADRIVAACGGTVTGKTIAVLGLTFKPNTDDMRDSPSLDIVPALQRAGATIRAYDPEGMTEAGKLLEDVVFCADAYDAMDGADGVVIITEWNQFRALDLERARGLLKQAVLVDLRNIYQPEELDGTGFVYHSIGRGAAR, encoded by the coding sequence ATGCGCATTACAATGATCGGAAGCGGGTATGTGGGCCTCGTTTCCGGAGCATGCTTTTCTGAATTTGGCCACGATGTGGTCTGCGTCGACAAGGATCCCGCGAAGATCGGGGCGCTGGAAAGCGGCAAGATGCCGATCTACGAGCCGGGTCTCGATGACCTCGTTGCCCGCAACGTGGCGGCCGGCCGGCTGACCTTTACCACGGACCTTGCCTCGGCCGTTCCTGGATCCGACGCGGTCTTCATCGCGGTCGGCACGCCGTCGCGGCGCGGCGACGGTCACGCGGACCTGACCTATGTGTTCGCCGCCGCCCGCGAGGTGGCCGACGCGCTCGAGGATCACGTCATCATCGTCACCAAGTCCACCGTGCCGGTGGGGACGGGGGCGCGGGTCCGCCAGGTGGTGGGCGACCGGCTGCGGGAAATCGGCTCGACGGTCACATTCGATGTGGCCTCGAATCCCGAATTTCTGCGCGAAGGTTCGGCCATCGACGATTTCATGCGCCCCAACCGGGTGGTCTGTGGAATCGAGAATGACGCCGCCCGTGGGGTGATGCAGCGGCTCTACCGGCCGCTGTCGCTGCGCGAGACGCCCATGTTGTTCACGTCGATCGAGACCGCCGAGTTGATCAAGTACGCCGCCAACGCCTTTCTCGCCACCAAGATCACCTTCATCAACGAGATGGCCGATCTGTGCGAGCGGGTCGGCGCGGACGTGCAGGACCTGGCCCACGGCATCGGCCTCGATCATCGGATCGGCGGCAAGTTCCTGCATCCCGGTCCCGGCTATGGCGGCAGCTGCTTTCCCAAGGACACCCGGGCGCTGCTGGCGACAGCCGAGGAAGCCGATGTGGCGCTGGGTATTGTCCATGCGGCGGTCAGCGCCAATGACCGGCGCAAGCACGTCATGGCCGATCGCATCGTCGCCGCCTGCGGCGGAACCGTCACGGGCAAGACAATCGCGGTGCTGGGCCTGACGTTCAAGCCGAACACCGACGACATGCGCGACAGCCCCAGCCTCGATATCGTGCCCGCCCTGCAGCGGGCCGGCGCGACGATCCGGGCCTACGATCCCGAGGGAATGACGGAAGCGGGCAAGCTGCTGGAGGACGTTGTCTTCTGCGCCGATGCCTACGACGCCATGGACGGCGCGGACGGCGTGGTGATCATCACCGAATGGAACCAGTTCCGCGCGCTCGACCTTGAACGCGCGCGCGGTCTGCTGAAACAGGCGGTGCTGGTCGACCTGCGCAACATCTATCAGCCCGAGGAACTGGACGGGACAGGTTTCGTCTATCACTCCATCGGCCGGGGAGCCGCGAGATGA